Proteins co-encoded in one Papaver somniferum cultivar HN1 chromosome 5, ASM357369v1, whole genome shotgun sequence genomic window:
- the LOC113284532 gene encoding 3-ketoacyl-CoA synthase 11-like, producing MADNPKPETTPLIRTKSARILPDFKQSIKLKYVKLGYHYLITHGMYLCLSPLVVLIAAQISTFSLKDLHDLWDHLRFNLISVIVCSTLLVFLSTLYFLTRPRPVYLVDFSCYKPEDERKCTRQIFMERSGLTGSFTEQNLEFQRKILERSGLGESTYLPPAVLRVPPNPSMAEARKEAEIVMFGALDQLFAKTSLKPKDIGILIVNCSLFNPTPSLSAMVINHYKLRGNIVSYNLGGMGCSAGLISIDLAKDLLQVHPNSYALVISMENITLNWYFGNERSMLVSNCLFRMGGAAILLSNKNSERRRSKYQLVHTVRTHKGADDKCFSCVTQEEDPAGKVGVSLSKDLMAVAGDALKTNITTLGPLVLPMSEQLLFFATLVGKKLFKMKIKPYIPDFKLAFEHFCIHAGGRAVLDELEKNLQLSEWHMEPSRMTLYRFGNTSSSSLWYELAYTEAKGRIKKGDRTWQIAFGSGFKCNSAVWKALRTINPAKEKNPWMDEIQQFPVDVPRVAAI from the coding sequence AACCCAAAACCAGAAACAACACCATTGATTAGAACGAAATCAGCAAGAATACTTCCAGATTTCAAACAATCAATCAAACTGAAATATGTAAAGCTTGGTTATCATTATCTTATCACCCATGGAATGTATTTGTGTTTATCTCCTCTTGTAGTACTCATTGCAGCTCAAATCTCTACATTCTCATTAAAAGACCTTCATGATTTATGGGATCATCTTCGATTCAATCTTATATCTGTCATTGTCTGTTCAACCCTTCTGGTTTTCTTATCCACCCTTTACTTCCTTACAAGACCAAGGCCTGTTTATCTTGTTGACTTCTCTTGTTACAAGCCTGAGGATGAGAGGAAGTGCACTAGACAGATCTTTATGGAGAGATCAGGGTTAACCGGTTCGTTTACCGAGCAGAATCTTGAGTTTCAAAGGAAAATTTTAGAGAGATCGGGTCTTGGTGAATCGACTTACCTTCCGCCTGCTGTTCTTAGAGTTCCTCCTAATCCGTCTATGGCTGAAGCGAGAAAAGAAGCTGAGATTGTTATGTTTGGGGCACTGGATCAGTTGTTTGCTAAAACTTCGCTCAAGCCGAAAGATATTGGAATTCTTATTGTTAATTGTAGTTTGTTCAATCCGACTCCATCGTTGTCTGCCATGGTTATTAACCATTACAAGCTTCGAGGAAATATTGTGAGTTACAATTTGGGTGGGATGGGTTGCAGTGCAGGTTTGATCTCTATTGATCTTGCGAAAGATCTTCTTCAAGTTCATCCGAATTCTTATGCTTTGGTTATCAGTATGGAAAACATTACTTTGAATTGGTATTTTGGGAATGAAAGATCGATGCTTGTTTCGAATTGTTTGTTTAGAATGGGAGGTGCtgcaatcttgttgtcaaataaGAACTCAGAAAGGAGGAGATCTAAATACCAGTTGGTTCACACTGTTCGTACCCATAAAGGAGCTGACGACAAATGTTTTTCATGTGTTACCCAAGAAGAGGATCCAGCTGGAAAGGTTGGTGTTTCTCTATCCAAAGATCTGATGGCTGTTGCAGGGGATGCTTTGAAAACCAACATCACCACATTAGGACCTCTTGTTCTTCCAATGTCTGAACAGTTACTTTTCTTCGCTACATTGGTTGGGAAGAAACTCTTTAAGATGAAAATTAAGCCGTACATTCCAGATTTCAAATTGGCTTTCGAACATTTCTGCATTCATGCTGGTGGAAGAGCCGTcttggatgaactggagaagaattTGCAGTTGTCTGAATGGCACATGGAACCCTCTAGAATGACGCTTTACAGATTTGGTAACACTTCAAGCAGTTCTCTTTGGTATGAATTGGCTTACACAGAAGCTAAAGGAAGGATCAAGAAGGGAGACAGAACTTGGCAGATAGCTTTTGGGTCTGGTTTCAAATGTAACAGTGCTGTTTGGAAGGCTTTGAGGACCATAAATCCAGCAAAGGAAAAGAACCCATGGATGGATGAGATTCAACAGTTCCCAGTCGACGTTCCAAGGGTCGCAGCAATCTAA